In the genome of Rhodoferax fermentans, one region contains:
- a CDS encoding cupin domain-containing protein, with amino-acid sequence MDITQALPLLGGISPQQFMKRYWQKKPLLVRQALPQFTPLLSRSELMALAADEDMASRLVVQQPGKNPGWQLKHGPFQRKALPPFKQAGWTILLQGVDLHDESVHQLMNQFRFVPDARLDDVMISYATDGGGVGPHVDSYDVFLLQAHGRRLWRIGRQKKPVLQDGVPLRILNNFVPEQEFVLEPGDMLYLPPGYAHDGIAQGECMTYSIGFRIPKKAELARELLQRVAEQAEDELGEVLYRDASQPAVAQAAEIPAAMLAFAHQAVEDALKDPLALARGLGEYMTEPKPQVWFEALPQEDEVELAGCAVQLDRRTRMMFDQQHIFINGESFLAAGRDAELMRLLANQKSLSAKELQKLSKQAQKLLAAWAVAGWLHLI; translated from the coding sequence ATGGACATCACCCAAGCCCTGCCTTTGCTGGGCGGCATCAGCCCGCAGCAGTTCATGAAACGCTACTGGCAAAAAAAGCCCCTGCTGGTGCGCCAGGCTCTGCCTCAGTTCACCCCCCTGTTGAGCCGCTCCGAGCTGATGGCCCTGGCCGCAGACGAGGATATGGCCTCACGTCTGGTGGTGCAACAACCGGGTAAGAATCCTGGCTGGCAACTCAAACACGGGCCGTTTCAGCGCAAAGCCTTGCCCCCGTTCAAACAAGCCGGCTGGACCATCCTGTTGCAGGGTGTGGACCTGCATGACGAGTCTGTGCACCAACTCATGAACCAGTTTCGTTTTGTGCCCGATGCCCGGCTCGATGATGTGATGATCAGCTACGCCACGGACGGTGGCGGTGTGGGGCCGCACGTCGACAGTTACGACGTGTTTTTGTTGCAAGCCCATGGTCGCAGGTTGTGGCGCATCGGGCGGCAGAAAAAGCCGGTGTTGCAGGACGGTGTGCCGTTACGCATCCTGAACAACTTTGTCCCGGAGCAGGAATTTGTGCTTGAGCCGGGAGATATGTTGTACCTGCCGCCAGGTTATGCCCATGATGGCATCGCCCAGGGGGAGTGCATGACCTACTCGATTGGTTTTCGCATCCCCAAAAAAGCCGAGTTGGCACGCGAGCTGTTGCAACGTGTGGCGGAGCAGGCCGAGGATGAACTCGGTGAGGTGTTGTACCGCGACGCCAGCCAGCCTGCGGTGGCACAAGCGGCCGAGATACCGGCCGCCATGTTGGCGTTTGCCCACCAAGCGGTCGAGGATGCACTCAAGGACCCGCTGGCATTGGCGCGGGGCTTGGGTGAATACATGACCGAACCCAAGCCTCAGGTCTGGTTTGAAGCCTTGCCGCAGGAAGACGAGGTCGAGCTGGCCGGATGTGCGGTGCAACTGGATCGCCGCACCAGGATGATGTTCGATCAGCAGCACATTTTTATCAACGGCGAGAGTTTTCTGGCTGCTGGCCGGGATGCCGAGCTGATGCGTTTGCTGGCCAATCAGAAAAGCCTGAGCGCCAAAGAGCTGCAAAAGCTCAGCAAGCAGGCTCAGAAGCTGCTTGCTGCATGGGCCGTGGCAGGGTGGTTGCACCTGATTTAG
- a CDS encoding FKBP-type peptidyl-prolyl cis-trans isomerase yields MKITEQCVAALSWTLSDTLGEELDVLQDPVEFLIGGDDLFQIIEDALQGCSAGDTVKLQIEPEQGFGEYNEQLVFLESRALFPDELEEGMSFDGSALPAGCNPDAPHDALYTVTEIYPEHVVLDGNHPLAGIALRLSLTVRAVREATEEEIGSGTAGTGFFRITPMLQAPGSDSLH; encoded by the coding sequence ATGAAAATTACTGAACAATGCGTAGCCGCTTTAAGCTGGACCCTCAGCGACACCCTCGGTGAAGAACTGGACGTGCTCCAGGACCCGGTTGAATTTCTGATCGGCGGGGATGACCTGTTCCAGATCATTGAAGACGCGTTGCAAGGCTGTAGCGCAGGCGACACCGTCAAACTGCAGATCGAACCCGAACAAGGGTTTGGCGAGTACAACGAGCAACTGGTGTTCCTTGAAAGCCGCGCGCTGTTCCCCGATGAACTCGAAGAAGGCATGAGTTTTGACGGCAGCGCCCTACCCGCTGGCTGCAACCCCGATGCACCACATGACGCGCTCTACACCGTGACCGAGATCTATCCGGAACATGTGGTGCTGGACGGCAACCACCCGCTGGCAGGTATTGCCTTGCGCCTTAGCCTGACCGTGCGTGCGGTGCGTGAAGCCACCGAGGAAGAAATTGGCAGCGGCACCGCTGGCACCGGTTTTTTCCGGATCACACCGATGCTGCAGGCACCCGGCAGCGACAGCCTGCACTGA
- the dut gene encoding dUTP diphosphatase, with protein MLDIDIKILDPRLTDQLPTYATPGSAGLDLRACLDAPLTLQANAWQLVPTGMAIYLKDPGYAALILPRSGLGHKHGIVLGNLVGLIDSDYQGQLMVSAWNRSSTAFTIEPMERIAQLVVVPVMQARFKVVNEFPASERGEGGYGSTGKA; from the coding sequence ATGCTAGATATTGACATCAAGATTCTTGACCCGCGGCTGACCGATCAGCTGCCCACCTATGCCACACCGGGCAGCGCTGGGCTGGATTTGCGCGCCTGTCTGGACGCGCCATTGACCTTGCAAGCCAATGCCTGGCAACTGGTGCCCACGGGCATGGCGATTTACCTCAAGGACCCAGGCTACGCCGCGTTGATCCTGCCGCGCTCTGGGCTCGGTCACAAACATGGCATTGTGTTGGGTAACCTGGTGGGGCTGATTGACAGCGACTACCAGGGGCAGCTGATGGTCAGCGCCTGGAACCGCAGCAGTACTGCGTTCACCATCGAGCCGATGGAGCGTATCGCCCAGCTGGTGGTGGTGCCGGTGATGCAGGCGCGTTTCAAGGTGGTGAACGAGTTTCCCGCCAGCGAGCGCGGCGAGGGCGGTTATGGCTCCACCGGCAAAGCCTGA
- the coaBC gene encoding bifunctional phosphopantothenoylcysteine decarboxylase/phosphopantothenate--cysteine ligase CoaBC — MKDLAGKHIVLGLTGGIACYKSAELCRLLIKAGATVQVVMTAAAEQFITPVTMQALSQRTVATSQWDAREANNMAHINLSREADACLIAPCSADFIAKLAHGQADELLSLMCLARPADKVPLLLAPAMNREMWAHPATRRNLAQVVADGAVVPGVGSGEQACGETGDGRMLEPQDLLDELIAFFQPKLLTGQHVLVTAGPTYEAMDPVRGITNLSSGKMGFAIARAAREAGAEVTLVAGPVCLPTPRGITRVDVRSASNMLEAVMDKAPVADIFVATAAVADWRPAQEAEQKIKKDGSGQAPTLSFVENPDILATLAQSPRAQSGELFCVGFAAESQDLVANAQAKRLRKGVPLLVGNIGPATFGQDDNTLLLVDEQGVRELSRDTKLALARKLIADIAHKTRATG, encoded by the coding sequence ATGAAAGATCTTGCTGGAAAACACATTGTTCTGGGACTCACTGGGGGAATTGCCTGCTACAAGTCGGCCGAGCTGTGCCGACTGCTGATCAAAGCAGGTGCGACGGTGCAGGTGGTGATGACGGCCGCTGCCGAGCAGTTCATCACCCCGGTGACGATGCAGGCGCTGAGCCAGCGCACCGTGGCCACCTCGCAGTGGGACGCGCGTGAAGCCAACAACATGGCGCACATCAACTTGAGTCGCGAAGCCGATGCCTGCCTGATTGCCCCCTGCAGTGCCGATTTCATCGCCAAGTTGGCGCACGGTCAGGCCGATGAGTTGCTGAGCCTGATGTGCTTGGCGCGACCCGCTGACAAAGTACCTCTTTTGTTAGCGCCGGCCATGAACCGCGAAATGTGGGCTCATCCGGCCACCCGGCGCAATCTGGCGCAGGTGGTGGCCGATGGCGCGGTGGTGCCGGGGGTGGGCAGTGGCGAGCAGGCCTGTGGTGAAACGGGTGACGGTCGCATGCTGGAGCCCCAGGACCTGCTGGACGAGCTGATCGCTTTTTTTCAGCCCAAGTTACTCACAGGTCAGCATGTGCTGGTGACCGCCGGGCCGACCTACGAGGCGATGGACCCGGTGCGTGGCATCACCAATCTGTCGAGTGGCAAGATGGGGTTTGCCATTGCCCGCGCCGCGCGCGAGGCGGGCGCCGAGGTCACGCTGGTGGCCGGTCCGGTTTGCCTGCCGACGCCGCGTGGCATCACCCGGGTAGATGTGCGTTCAGCATCAAATATGCTTGAAGCCGTTATGGATAAAGCGCCAGTAGCTGATATTTTTGTAGCAACTGCCGCAGTGGCCGACTGGCGCCCGGCGCAAGAGGCCGAACAGAAAATCAAGAAAGACGGCTCGGGCCAAGCGCCCACGCTGAGCTTTGTAGAGAACCCCGACATCCTGGCGACGCTGGCGCAGTCACCCCGTGCGCAAAGCGGCGAGCTGTTTTGCGTCGGTTTTGCGGCAGAGAGCCAGGACCTGGTGGCCAATGCCCAAGCCAAGCGGCTGCGCAAGGGCGTGCCTCTGCTGGTGGGCAACATCGGTCCGGCCACCTTTGGTCAGGATGACAACACTTTGTTGCTGGTGGACGAGCAAGGTGTGCGCGAGTTGTCGCGTGACACCAAGTTGGCATTAGCTCGTAAATTAATAGCGGACATCGCACACAAAACAAGGGCTACAGGCTAA
- a CDS encoding CTP synthase, with product MTKFVFVTGGVVSSLGKGIASASLAAILESRGLKVTLIKLDPYLNVDPGTMSPFQHGEVFVTNDGAETDLDLGHYERFIETRMKKANNFTTGQIYKSVLEKERRGDYLGKTVQVIPHVTNEIQDFIKRGADFGTPDAVDVAIVEIGGTVGDIESLPFLEAVRQLSLRLGPNQAAFVHLTYVPWIAAAGELKTKPTQHTVQKLREIGIQPDALLCRADRCIPDDEREKISLFTNVAQWGVISMPDVDTIYKVPRVLHEQGLDGLICDKLRLNTPPANLKRWDDLVNETEHPKGNVSIAMVGKYVELSDSYKSLNEALRHAGMKNHVHVNISYIDSETLSPDNVAQLAKFDAILVPGGFGVRGVEGKICAARFARETKIPYLGICLGMQVATIEFARHVAGLTDANSTEFVPDCPHPVIALITEWKDADGSIKTRTEDSDLGGTMRLGAQSSDVVKGTLAHKIYGNVVTERHRHRFEANVNYLDKLRQAGLVISALTQREHLTEIVELPQAVHPWFMGVQFHPEFKSTPWAGHPLFNAFVRAALDQQVTSTPEKALA from the coding sequence ATGACCAAATTTGTCTTCGTCACCGGCGGCGTGGTGTCTTCCCTGGGCAAGGGAATCGCCTCAGCCTCACTCGCCGCGATCCTTGAATCACGTGGCCTCAAAGTCACTCTGATCAAATTGGATCCCTATCTGAATGTCGACCCCGGCACGATGTCGCCATTTCAGCATGGTGAAGTGTTTGTGACCAATGACGGTGCGGAAACCGACCTTGATCTGGGCCACTACGAGCGTTTTATTGAAACGCGCATGAAAAAGGCCAACAACTTCACCACCGGCCAGATCTACAAAAGCGTGCTCGAAAAAGAGCGCCGTGGTGACTACCTGGGCAAAACCGTTCAGGTGATCCCGCATGTGACCAACGAAATCCAGGACTTCATCAAACGCGGTGCCGACTTTGGCACGCCCGACGCGGTGGATGTGGCGATTGTGGAAATCGGCGGCACCGTGGGTGACATCGAGTCGCTGCCGTTCCTGGAAGCAGTGCGCCAGCTCAGCCTGCGCTTAGGCCCGAACCAGGCCGCTTTTGTGCATCTGACCTATGTGCCATGGATCGCTGCAGCGGGTGAACTCAAAACCAAGCCAACACAACACACGGTGCAAAAGCTGCGCGAGATCGGTATCCAGCCCGACGCTCTGTTGTGCCGCGCTGACCGCTGCATCCCAGACGACGAGCGCGAAAAAATCTCGCTGTTCACCAATGTGGCGCAATGGGGTGTGATCTCCATGCCCGACGTCGACACCATTTACAAAGTGCCGCGGGTGCTGCATGAACAAGGCCTGGACGGTCTGATTTGTGACAAGTTGCGCCTGAACACACCACCTGCCAACCTCAAACGCTGGGATGACCTGGTGAATGAAACCGAACACCCCAAGGGCAATGTCTCGATTGCCATGGTGGGTAAATATGTCGAATTGAGCGACAGTTACAAGTCACTCAACGAGGCGCTACGCCACGCGGGCATGAAAAACCATGTGCACGTCAACATCAGTTACATCGACTCGGAAACCCTCTCGCCTGACAACGTGGCGCAGTTGGCCAAGTTTGACGCGATTTTGGTGCCTGGTGGTTTTGGTGTGCGGGGTGTCGAAGGCAAGATCTGCGCGGCGCGTTTTGCCCGCGAAACCAAGATTCCTTACCTGGGCATCTGCTTGGGGATGCAAGTGGCCACCATCGAATTTGCACGCCATGTGGCCGGTTTAACCGACGCCAACAGCACCGAATTTGTGCCCGATTGCCCCCATCCTGTGATTGCCCTGATCACCGAATGGAAAGACGCGGACGGCAGCATCAAGACACGCACCGAAGACTCGGACCTGGGCGGCACCATGCGCCTGGGCGCTCAAAGCTCGGACGTGGTCAAGGGCACGCTGGCGCACAAGATTTATGGCAATGTGGTCACCGAACGGCACCGCCACCGGTTTGAAGCGAATGTGAATTACCTCGACAAGCTGCGCCAGGCCGGGCTGGTGATCTCGGCGCTGACCCAGCGTGAACACCTGACTGAGATCGTCGAACTGCCGCAAGCGGTGCACCCGTGGTTCATGGGGGTGCAGTTCCACCCCGAGTTCAAGTCCACACCCTGGGCTGGCCACCCGCTGTTCAACGCGTTTGTGCGCGCAGCCCTGGACCAACAAGTCACCTCCACCCCTGAGAAAGCGTTGGCCTGA
- the kdsA gene encoding 3-deoxy-8-phosphooctulonate synthase, with translation MKLCGFEIGLDRPFFLIAGPCVIESEQLQMDTAGTLKEITTSLGIPFIFKSSFDKANRSSGNTFRGPGIDKGLEILAKVKRELGLPVLTDIHSEDQIAQVSSVVDVLQTPAFLCRQTDFIRAVAQSGKPVNIKKGQFLAPGDMKNVIDKARAAAREAGLVEDNFMACERGASFGYNNLVSDMRSLAIMRDTQAPVVFDATHSVQLPGGQGTSSGGQREMVPVLARAAVAVGVAGLFMETHPNPAQALSDGPNAVPLKHMKALLETLLDLDRVTKKHGFLENDFSA, from the coding sequence ATGAAACTCTGTGGTTTTGAGATTGGCCTGGATCGGCCGTTTTTCCTGATTGCCGGGCCCTGTGTGATCGAGTCCGAGCAATTGCAAATGGACACGGCGGGCACGCTGAAAGAGATCACGACCAGCCTGGGCATCCCGTTCATTTTCAAAAGCAGTTTTGACAAGGCCAACCGTTCCAGCGGCAACACCTTCCGTGGTCCGGGCATCGACAAAGGCCTGGAGATTCTGGCCAAGGTCAAACGTGAACTGGGTTTGCCGGTGCTCACCGACATCCATTCTGAAGACCAGATCGCCCAGGTGTCGTCGGTGGTGGATGTGTTGCAAACCCCGGCCTTTTTGTGCCGCCAGACCGATTTCATCCGCGCTGTGGCCCAGAGTGGCAAACCAGTGAACATCAAGAAGGGGCAGTTCCTGGCCCCCGGTGACATGAAAAACGTCATCGACAAAGCCCGTGCAGCGGCGCGTGAAGCGGGTCTGGTGGAGGACAACTTCATGGCCTGTGAACGTGGCGCCAGTTTTGGCTACAACAACCTGGTGAGCGACATGCGTTCACTGGCCATCATGCGTGACACCCAAGCGCCCGTGGTGTTTGATGCCACCCACTCGGTGCAACTGCCCGGCGGCCAAGGCACCAGCAGTGGCGGCCAGCGCGAGATGGTGCCGGTGCTGGCACGTGCGGCTGTGGCCGTGGGTGTGGCTGGCCTGTTCATGGAAACCCACCCGAACCCGGCGCAAGCCCTGAGCGATGGTCCCAATGCAGTGCCCCTCAAACACATGAAAGCCCTGCTGGAGACCCTGTTGGACCTCGACCGGGTTACCAAAAAGCATGGCTTTCTTGAAAATGACTTCTCGGCGTGA
- the eno gene encoding phosphopyruvate hydratase produces the protein MSAIVDIVGREILDSRGNPTVECDVLLESGTMGRAAVPSGASTGSREAIELRDNDKTRYLGKGVLKAVEHINTEISEAVLGLDASEQAFLDKTLIDLDGTENKSRLGANAMLAVSMAVARAAAEESGLPLYRYFGGMGGMQMPVPMMNVINGGEHANNNLDLQEFMIIPVGAPSFREALRYGAEVFHALKKILHDKGISTAVGDEGGFAPKVEGGHEAAIQLILQAIDKAGFVAGEHIALGLDCAASEFYKDGKYHLEGEGLVLSAEEWTDMLATWVDKYPIISIEDGMAEGDWDGWKVLTDRLGKNVQIVGDDLFVTNTKIFKEGIDKGIANSILIKINQIGTLTETFAAIEMAKRAGYTAVISHRSGETEDSTIADIAVGMNALQIKTGSLSRSDRMAKYNQLLRIEEDLGEVASYPGRAAFYNLR, from the coding sequence ATGAGTGCAATCGTAGATATCGTAGGTCGTGAAATTCTGGACTCCCGTGGTAACCCCACGGTCGAGTGCGACGTGTTGCTGGAAAGCGGCACCATGGGTCGTGCCGCAGTCCCAAGCGGCGCTTCTACCGGAAGCCGCGAAGCGATCGAGCTGCGTGACAATGACAAAACCCGTTACCTCGGCAAAGGTGTCCTCAAAGCCGTCGAACATATCAACACCGAAATTTCGGAAGCCGTGCTGGGTCTGGATGCGTCGGAACAAGCCTTCCTGGACAAGACCCTGATCGACCTGGACGGCACCGAAAACAAATCCCGCCTGGGCGCCAATGCGATGTTGGCCGTCTCCATGGCTGTGGCACGTGCTGCCGCTGAAGAGTCCGGCCTGCCGCTGTACCGCTACTTCGGCGGCATGGGTGGCATGCAGATGCCCGTGCCGATGATGAACGTCATCAACGGCGGCGAACACGCCAACAACAACCTGGACTTGCAAGAGTTCATGATCATCCCAGTTGGCGCCCCCTCTTTCCGTGAAGCCCTGCGTTACGGCGCAGAAGTGTTCCATGCGCTCAAGAAGATCCTGCACGACAAGGGCATCAGCACCGCTGTGGGTGACGAAGGTGGTTTTGCACCCAAGGTTGAAGGTGGCCACGAAGCCGCGATCCAGCTGATTTTGCAAGCGATTGACAAAGCCGGTTTTGTGGCTGGTGAACACATCGCCCTGGGCCTGGACTGCGCTGCCAGCGAGTTCTACAAAGACGGCAAATACCACCTCGAAGGTGAAGGCCTGGTCTTGAGCGCCGAAGAGTGGACCGACATGTTGGCCACCTGGGTCGACAAATACCCGATCATCAGCATCGAAGACGGCATGGCCGAAGGCGACTGGGATGGCTGGAAAGTCTTGACCGACCGTCTGGGCAAAAACGTGCAGATCGTTGGTGACGACTTGTTTGTGACCAATACCAAGATCTTCAAAGAAGGCATCGACAAAGGCATTGCCAACTCGATCCTGATCAAGATCAACCAGATCGGCACCTTGACCGAAACCTTCGCCGCCATCGAAATGGCCAAACGCGCCGGTTACACCGCCGTGATCAGCCACCGCTCTGGCGAAACCGAAGACTCGACCATTGCCGACATCGCCGTGGGTATGAACGCCTTGCAGATCAAGACCGGTTCCCTGAGCCGCTCTGACCGCATGGCCAAGTACAACCAACTGCTGCGCATCGAAGAAGACTTGGGTGAAGTCGCTTCCTACCCTGGCCGCGCTGCGTTCTACAACCTGCGCTAA
- a CDS encoding septum formation initiator family protein has product MGRRLVPTLLITLLLLLHAQLWLGRGSLPKVAQLRADLSDQLQKNEQFQQANSQLEAEVQDLKEGLEMVEEKARMELGMVKTNEIYVQMSR; this is encoded by the coding sequence GTGGGCAGACGCCTCGTCCCGACCCTGCTGATCACGCTGCTGCTGCTGTTGCACGCGCAGCTGTGGTTGGGCCGGGGCAGTTTGCCCAAGGTGGCGCAATTACGCGCCGACCTGAGCGACCAGCTTCAGAAAAATGAGCAGTTCCAGCAGGCCAACAGCCAGCTGGAGGCCGAGGTGCAAGACCTCAAGGAAGGCCTCGAAATGGTCGAAGAAAAAGCCCGGATGGAACTGGGCATGGTGAAAACCAACGAGATCTATGTACAGATGTCGCGTTGA
- a CDS encoding sulfite exporter TauE/SafE family protein, whose protein sequence is MHFEPSLILALGLLGLISGFLAGLLGIGGGMIMVPFITAILSSQGVDPQLSIKMAIATSMATIVFTSVSSLRAHHKRGAIRWDLVKSLAPGIVLGAGIASIGVFAVLKGSALALVFALFVGFSATQMFLDKKPAPSRSVPGPMGLVGTGSVIGFLSGLVGAGGGFVSVPFMTWCNVPIHAAVATSAALGFPIALANALGFVVSGSGVAHLPPYSLGYIWLPALMVIASCSILTAPLGAAAAHKLPVKRLKRVFASVLYLLATYMLYRAVVSW, encoded by the coding sequence ATGCACTTTGAACCCTCCCTGATTCTTGCCCTAGGCCTGCTGGGTCTGATCTCGGGCTTTTTGGCGGGGTTGCTTGGGATTGGTGGCGGCATGATCATGGTGCCGTTTATCACAGCCATTCTCTCCAGCCAGGGTGTTGACCCGCAGCTGTCCATCAAGATGGCCATTGCCACCTCCATGGCCACCATCGTTTTCACCTCCGTGTCGAGCTTACGGGCGCACCACAAACGTGGCGCCATCCGCTGGGACCTGGTCAAAAGCCTGGCGCCAGGCATTGTTCTGGGCGCGGGCATCGCCAGCATCGGGGTGTTTGCCGTCCTGAAGGGCTCGGCCCTGGCCTTGGTGTTTGCCTTGTTTGTGGGATTTTCCGCCACCCAGATGTTTCTGGACAAAAAGCCTGCGCCAAGCCGCTCGGTGCCTGGGCCGATGGGTTTGGTCGGTACCGGTTCGGTGATCGGCTTTTTGTCAGGGCTGGTCGGGGCTGGTGGTGGTTTTGTCAGCGTGCCTTTCATGACCTGGTGCAATGTGCCGATTCACGCGGCGGTGGCCACCTCGGCCGCCCTGGGCTTCCCGATCGCCCTGGCCAATGCGCTGGGTTTTGTGGTGAGTGGCTCGGGTGTGGCCCATCTGCCGCCCTACTCCCTGGGGTACATCTGGTTGCCCGCTCTGATGGTGATTGCCAGTTGCAGCATCCTGACCGCCCCCTTGGGTGCGGCAGCGGCCCACAAACTGCCTGTCAAACGTCTCAAACGGGTGTTTGCCAGCGTCTTGTACCTGCTGGCGACTTACATGTTGTACCGCGCGGTGGTCAGCTGGTAA
- a CDS encoding tryptophanase, translating to MPKTLIEPFRIKSIEPIRMTTREERVHLLEAAKLNVFKLHAEDVLIDWLTDSGTGAMSSRQWGAIMEGDESYAGARSFYRLEKVIQDITGMNFFVPTHQGRAAEKVLFTAVCKKGDVVPNNCHFDTTRANLEYLGIEALDLVVAEGTQPATIHPFKGNIDLERVEALLKARGDQIPFGMITVTNNTGGGQPVSMANIRAYAALLKKYGKPFIMDVCRFSENAMFIKMREPGYEHTSIKAIVQEMFSYADGATMSAKKDGMVNIGGFIVLRSEEWMDAVRNVLIMTEGFPTYGGLAGRDLEALAVGLEEGMQEDYLRYRLRTAEYLGERLEAAGVSFVKPTGGHAVYIDARTVLPDMPVAHYPAWALCNALYLEGGIRGVEIGSVMFGKRLADGTETYHSMELVRLAFPRRMYTQSHFDYAAEVIAEVKDKAASIRGVKITKQPPFLRHFTCECAWVDA from the coding sequence ATGCCCAAAACCCTGATTGAACCCTTTCGCATCAAGAGCATTGAACCCATTCGTATGACGACCCGTGAAGAGCGGGTGCACCTGCTGGAAGCGGCCAAACTCAACGTTTTTAAATTGCACGCCGAAGATGTGTTGATCGACTGGTTGACCGACTCCGGTACCGGCGCCATGTCCAGTCGCCAGTGGGGCGCCATCATGGAAGGTGACGAGAGTTACGCCGGTGCACGCAGCTTCTACCGGCTGGAAAAAGTCATCCAGGACATCACCGGTATGAACTTCTTTGTGCCGACCCACCAGGGCCGGGCCGCAGAAAAAGTGCTGTTCACCGCCGTCTGCAAAAAAGGCGACGTGGTGCCCAACAACTGCCACTTTGACACCACCCGTGCCAACCTGGAGTACCTCGGTATCGAGGCGTTGGATCTGGTGGTTGCCGAAGGGACGCAACCCGCCACCATCCACCCGTTCAAGGGCAACATCGACCTGGAGCGGGTCGAGGCTTTGCTCAAAGCGCGCGGCGACCAGATCCCATTTGGCATGATCACCGTCACCAACAACACCGGTGGTGGCCAGCCGGTGTCGATGGCCAACATCCGCGCTTATGCTGCCTTGCTCAAGAAATACGGCAAACCTTTCATCATGGATGTGTGCCGTTTTTCCGAGAACGCGATGTTCATCAAGATGCGCGAGCCGGGTTATGAACACACCTCGATCAAGGCCATTGTGCAAGAGATGTTCTCTTATGCCGACGGTGCGACCATGAGTGCCAAGAAAGATGGCATGGTCAACATCGGCGGTTTCATCGTGCTGCGCAGCGAAGAGTGGATGGACGCGGTGCGCAACGTACTGATCATGACCGAAGGTTTCCCCACCTATGGCGGCTTGGCTGGGCGCGACCTGGAGGCGCTGGCGGTGGGGCTGGAGGAGGGCATGCAGGAAGACTATTTGCGTTACCGACTGCGCACCGCCGAATACCTGGGTGAACGGCTGGAGGCGGCGGGTGTCAGCTTCGTCAAACCCACCGGTGGCCACGCGGTCTACATCGACGCACGTACCGTATTGCCTGATATGCCGGTGGCGCATTACCCGGCCTGGGCTTTGTGCAATGCCCTGTACCTCGAGGGCGGCATTCGCGGTGTGGAAATCGGCTCTGTGATGTTTGGCAAACGCCTGGCCGATGGCACCGAGACCTACCACAGCATGGAGCTGGTGCGCTTGGCGTTCCCGCGGCGCATGTACACCCAGAGCCACTTTGACTACGCTGCCGAAGTGATTGCCGAGGTGAAGGACAAGGCTGCCAGCATTCGTGGTGTGAAGATCACCAAACAGCCGCCCTTTCTGCGTCACTTCACGTGTGAGTGTGCCTGGGTGGACGCCTGA